In Desulfuribacillus alkaliarsenatis, the following proteins share a genomic window:
- a CDS encoding Rqc2 family fibronectin-binding protein, giving the protein MAFDGIVIRSVVHELSEKLIGGRVDKIYQPLAKELIIRIRTRGENHQLFLSADPTHPRIHLTQQKFINPDIPPMFCMLLRKHLENSHIKKISQWNLERIITLEFETTNEIGDPVTYWLIIEIMGRHSNIIFVNPEKKTIIDSIYHVNRQVNSYRELLPGKDYFTPPSQDKLNMLATPVESIDQILDSWKQQESLNNTVEWDKFFLLNFQGVSPLIAKELWARTNKSPTNIISVYKQFVTELKEHNYKPCIVSQDKKFKHFSALDVSNSQPNSDIQFYSSINACIENFYTYRSHQIFVQREAQDLLQKVVSLNKRATTKLKKLKKSLQEADEAEHYKLLGELLTANLYNTKRGLTNIKVVNYYDPEQALIEIPLDPAKSPNENAQSYFKKYNKQKNSVPKINEQIELTNKEIAYFESILQQLDNAELPDVTEIRQELIEEGYVINKEQAAKKKKKAHKNTLEPLKFRSSTGLDIWVGRNNKQNDLLTTHIASKNETWLHTKDIPGSHVVIRHQDYDEQTLIEAASIAAFYSKARGSSQVPVDYTLVRNVKKPSGSKPGYVIYEQQKTLYVTPDEQFIKSLHTNV; this is encoded by the coding sequence ATGGCCTTTGATGGCATAGTTATTAGATCTGTTGTTCACGAGTTATCAGAAAAACTAATTGGCGGACGTGTTGACAAAATATATCAGCCACTAGCAAAGGAATTAATTATACGCATTCGTACCCGTGGTGAAAATCATCAGTTGTTTTTGTCTGCTGATCCTACACATCCACGAATTCATCTTACCCAACAGAAGTTTATTAACCCTGATATACCACCAATGTTTTGCATGTTATTACGTAAGCATTTAGAGAATAGTCATATAAAAAAAATTAGCCAATGGAATCTAGAAAGAATTATTACCTTAGAATTTGAAACTACAAATGAGATTGGAGACCCTGTTACTTATTGGTTAATCATAGAAATCATGGGTCGACATAGTAATATTATATTTGTAAACCCTGAAAAGAAAACTATTATTGATTCTATTTATCATGTTAATAGGCAGGTTAATAGCTATCGAGAACTGCTTCCTGGAAAGGACTACTTTACGCCACCTTCTCAGGACAAGCTTAACATGCTAGCTACACCAGTTGAATCTATAGACCAAATACTAGATAGCTGGAAACAACAGGAATCTTTAAATAACACTGTTGAGTGGGATAAATTCTTCTTATTAAACTTCCAAGGAGTAAGTCCCTTAATTGCAAAAGAATTATGGGCTAGGACTAATAAATCACCTACTAACATCATTAGTGTTTACAAACAATTTGTTACTGAATTAAAAGAGCATAATTATAAGCCTTGTATAGTTTCTCAGGACAAAAAATTCAAGCATTTCTCAGCCTTAGATGTTAGTAACTCACAGCCTAACTCGGATATACAATTTTATAGTTCAATCAATGCTTGTATTGAAAATTTTTACACATACAGGTCACACCAGATATTTGTACAAAGAGAGGCACAGGATTTATTACAAAAGGTTGTTTCCTTAAACAAAAGAGCTACAACTAAGCTTAAAAAACTAAAAAAATCGTTACAGGAAGCTGATGAAGCAGAACATTATAAATTGCTCGGAGAGTTGCTTACTGCTAATTTATACAACACAAAAAGAGGACTTACTAATATTAAAGTTGTAAACTATTACGATCCAGAGCAAGCACTTATTGAGATTCCCTTAGATCCAGCGAAATCACCAAACGAAAACGCCCAAAGTTACTTCAAAAAATATAACAAACAAAAAAATAGTGTTCCTAAAATTAACGAGCAAATCGAATTAACAAATAAAGAAATAGCGTATTTCGAATCAATATTACAGCAGTTGGATAACGCAGAGCTTCCAGATGTAACAGAAATTCGCCAGGAGTTAATCGAAGAAGGTTATGTCATTAACAAAGAGCAAGCAGCAAAAAAGAAAAAGAAGGCTCATAAAAACACTTTAGAACCGCTAAAGTTTCGCTCTTCTACTGGGTTAGACATCTGGGTCGGCCGCAACAATAAGCAAAACGACTTATTAACTACTCATATTGCTAGCAAAAATGAAACATGGCTACACACTAAGGACATTCCAGGATCTCATGTTGTTATTCGTCACCAGGACTACGATGAGCAAACCTTGATAGAAGCAGCCTCCATCGCTGCATTCTACAGTAAAGCCCGAGGTTCAAGCCAGGTTCCTGTTGATTATACATTAGTACGAAACGTGAAGAAGCCCAGTGGTTCGAAGCCTGGATATGTTATTTACGAGCAGCAGAAAACACTATATGTAACTCCTGATGAGCAATTTATTAAGTCATTGCATACAAATGTGTAA
- a CDS encoding glycosyl hydrolase family 18 protein has product MTKRKFRDSAIYVGKLILVTLLLFSLLGYEASSFATETDPKFNMSYVYFGNTASYIQQVKNTNGAVNTVAPSYFDLRPDGSLHNKIDPAFVTEMNKMGVRVVPFLSNHWDRELGRKALANRHNLAKQITQVVLDYNLDGVNIDIENVTHLDKDNFTDLVRLLRQYLPADKEVSVAVAANPNNWQTGWHGSYDYRALAKYSDYLMVMTYDESYQRSLPGPVASISFVERSIQQLLNQQVPPDKIVLGIPFFARYWNTDLHHTQGGFGIGSNTVDILVERYNGEVFFVESIDGKEIQSPYATFTIRPGDPVTRLNFRDLGPGNYVVWFENLASIEKKIELVHKYNLKGTGSWSLNQAPVHIWDYYNAWLQGTGYVDLNHWAKDDILEMIDRQWMIGTSKNHFSPNANLTRAQVATILVRALGIDYLLLPKSNFKDIDGYWAEQEIELAYQHGLVKGRSDSEFAPRAFITREELAELLTRVIPAVQEDKSSIALSEVLSPIFADLDTGHWAYPSISILAQRNILLGHEGSFRPKHYTSRAEFASVMNRMLKDETINYIFK; this is encoded by the coding sequence ATGACAAAAAGGAAATTCAGGGACTCTGCTATTTATGTAGGTAAGTTAATTTTAGTAACGCTATTATTATTCTCTTTACTAGGCTATGAAGCTAGCAGTTTTGCGACAGAAACTGACCCGAAATTTAATATGAGCTATGTATACTTTGGAAATACCGCTTCATATATTCAGCAAGTTAAAAATACTAATGGTGCAGTTAATACAGTTGCTCCCAGCTATTTTGATTTACGTCCTGATGGTTCGTTGCATAATAAAATAGACCCAGCATTTGTTACAGAAATGAATAAAATGGGTGTGCGTGTTGTTCCTTTTCTAAGTAATCATTGGGATAGGGAGTTAGGCAGAAAGGCTTTAGCAAATCGTCATAATTTAGCAAAACAGATTACACAGGTGGTACTAGATTATAACTTAGACGGTGTTAATATTGATATTGAAAATGTAACACATCTTGATAAAGATAATTTCACTGACCTTGTAAGGTTATTACGTCAATACCTACCTGCTGATAAGGAAGTGTCTGTTGCCGTAGCAGCGAACCCTAATAATTGGCAAACTGGTTGGCATGGGTCATATGATTATAGAGCACTGGCTAAATATAGCGATTACTTGATGGTAATGACCTACGATGAGAGCTATCAAAGGAGTTTGCCAGGTCCAGTAGCGAGTATTTCTTTTGTAGAAAGGTCCATACAACAATTATTAAATCAGCAGGTACCACCTGACAAAATAGTATTAGGTATACCGTTTTTTGCTAGGTATTGGAACACGGATTTACACCATACGCAGGGCGGATTTGGTATAGGATCTAACACTGTAGATATTCTAGTTGAGAGGTACAATGGAGAAGTTTTCTTTGTGGAGTCAATCGATGGAAAAGAAATACAATCTCCATATGCTACTTTTACTATTAGACCAGGAGACCCAGTAACTAGACTTAATTTCCGTGATTTAGGTCCTGGTAATTATGTAGTCTGGTTTGAGAATTTAGCATCGATAGAGAAGAAGATTGAATTAGTCCATAAATATAATCTAAAGGGTACAGGTAGCTGGAGCTTAAATCAGGCGCCAGTTCATATCTGGGATTATTATAATGCTTGGTTACAGGGGACAGGTTATGTCGATTTAAATCATTGGGCTAAGGATGATATATTAGAAATGATTGATAGGCAATGGATGATTGGTACTTCTAAGAATCACTTTTCTCCAAATGCCAATTTAACACGTGCTCAGGTAGCGACCATTTTAGTACGAGCCTTAGGTATTGATTATCTGCTGTTGCCTAAATCTAATTTTAAAGACATTGATGGTTATTGGGCAGAACAGGAGATAGAATTAGCATACCAGCATGGGCTAGTAAAGGGTAGGTCAGACAGCGAATTCGCACCACGTGCATTTATAACTAGGGAAGAGCTAGCTGAGTTATTGACGCGAGTAATACCTGCGGTACAAGAAGATAAGAGCTCGATAGCTTTATCTGAAGTGTTAAGTCCAATCTTTGCTGATTTAGATACTGGTCATTGGGCATATCCTAGCATTTCTATCCTAGCACAGAGAAACATTTTACTAGGACACGAGGGAAGCTTTAGGCCAAAGCACTATACTAGTAGAGCGGAGTTTGCCTCAGTTATGAATAGAATGCTTAAAGACGAGACTATAAATTATATATTCAAATAG
- a CDS encoding PilZ domain-containing protein → MEKRRIERYNMDIPVELEVHQWEGDGAFKGQKIEGTLADISEGGLGIISSYPLAEDMFVQITVPSEKRILPLIGKIIRVNIIVPNEKFKYGCILTGTSLSRQLALQEYIRQKFKME, encoded by the coding sequence ATGGAGAAAAGAAGAATCGAACGCTATAATATGGATATCCCTGTCGAGCTAGAGGTTCATCAATGGGAGGGGGATGGAGCTTTCAAAGGACAAAAAATTGAAGGAACCTTGGCTGATATTTCTGAAGGAGGCTTAGGTATTATATCTAGCTACCCGTTGGCTGAGGATATGTTTGTGCAGATAACAGTACCATCGGAAAAGAGAATACTTCCTTTGATTGGCAAAATCATCCGTGTAAACATTATCGTTCCAAATGAGAAATTTAAATATGGCTGTATCTTGACCGGAACTTCACTAAGTAGACAGCTTGCCTTACAGGAGTACATTAGACAGAAATTCAAAATGGAATAG
- a CDS encoding DUF1294 domain-containing protein → MEIVVMYILLVNIYAFTSMGIDKRQAIRDKRRIKENHFFLIALIGGSIGIILGMRIFRHKTRHRSFTYGIPLCMLVNIITFYTLYSIY, encoded by the coding sequence ATGGAAATTGTTGTAATGTACATACTTTTGGTTAATATATACGCTTTTACAAGTATGGGTATTGATAAAAGACAAGCAATAAGAGATAAACGTAGAATCAAAGAAAACCATTTCTTTTTAATTGCCTTGATTGGTGGCTCAATAGGTATTATTTTAGGGATGCGGATATTTAGACATAAAACACGCCATCGTTCATTCACCTATGGTATACCTTTGTGTATGCTTGTAAATATAATCACTTTTTACACATTGTATAGTATTTATTAA
- a CDS encoding YicC/YloC family endoribonuclease: MIKSMTGYGRSVQSNEGYTFTVEMKAVNHRYKELAFRMSKELLAVEEQLKKTVNRYINRGRVDVYITMEKDQQIEEVIAVNENTLLGYLNAIKKIQQDIPEINGDITVKELLTIPDVFSINKQSIDIDLIITTLEKALEQALMELVRFRRIEGEQLAKDCSNRLELIEGLCENISNHADEVLNEYHQKLMKRIQELLKDNVQIDETRLATEVAIYADKSNIDEELTRLKSHVRQFNTYLDEGETVGRKLDFLVQEMNREVNTIGSKSSSTNISNYVVEIKSELEKIREQVQNIE, translated from the coding sequence ATGATTAAGAGTATGACTGGATATGGTCGCTCCGTTCAAAGTAATGAAGGCTATACGTTTACAGTGGAAATGAAAGCTGTAAATCATCGTTATAAAGAGCTAGCTTTTCGCATGTCTAAAGAATTGCTGGCAGTTGAAGAGCAGCTGAAGAAAACTGTAAATAGATACATAAATCGCGGACGTGTTGATGTATACATAACAATGGAAAAAGATCAACAAATAGAAGAAGTGATTGCTGTCAATGAAAATACGCTTTTAGGTTATTTAAATGCCATAAAGAAAATTCAGCAGGATATTCCAGAGATTAATGGCGATATTACAGTAAAAGAGCTTTTAACAATCCCAGATGTATTCTCAATTAACAAGCAAAGTATAGATATCGATCTTATTATTACGACATTGGAGAAAGCCCTTGAGCAAGCTTTAATGGAGTTAGTGCGTTTTCGTAGAATTGAAGGAGAACAGCTAGCTAAGGATTGTAGCAATCGACTTGAATTGATTGAAGGCTTGTGTGAAAATATTAGTAACCATGCTGATGAAGTATTAAATGAATACCATCAGAAGCTGATGAAAAGAATTCAGGAGCTTTTAAAAGATAATGTACAAATTGATGAGACCAGACTTGCTACAGAAGTAGCTATCTATGCTGATAAATCTAATATCGATGAAGAACTAACCCGTTTGAAAAGCCACGTTCGTCAATTTAATACGTATTTAGATGAGGGCGAAACCGTTGGTAGGAAGCTAGATTTTTTAGTTCAAGAAATGAATAGAGAGGTTAATACTATAGGTTCAAAATCTAGCAGCACTAATATTAGTAATTACGTTGTTGAAATAAAAAGTGAATTAGAAAAGATTCGTGAACAGGTTCAAAATATTGAGTAA
- the dapF gene encoding diaminopimelate epimerase: MKFSKMHGLGNDFVVVKESSVPEDVFTLAIKVCDRNFGIGADGLVYILPSNKADFMMRIFNSDGTEAEQCGNAVRCVAKYIYDYKLKESTDISIETKAGIQHVVITAEDNKAVAVRVNMGPPILNGLQVPTVFDETLVKEKEIEVNGQILAFTAVSMGNPHAVIFVDKVEDALVKELGPIIEKHSYFPKKINVEFVEVINSKEVKMYVWERGVGETLACGTGACATGVAAALTGRTDSQVTVHLKGGDLIIEWDQDKDVVFMTGPATEVFTGTSFL; encoded by the coding sequence TTGAAATTTTCAAAAATGCATGGTTTAGGAAATGATTTTGTAGTCGTGAAAGAAAGTAGCGTACCAGAGGATGTGTTTACTCTAGCAATAAAAGTTTGTGATCGAAACTTTGGTATCGGTGCAGACGGGTTAGTATATATCCTACCTTCTAATAAAGCAGATTTTATGATGAGAATTTTCAATTCAGATGGTACTGAAGCAGAGCAATGTGGTAATGCTGTTCGTTGCGTTGCTAAATACATATATGACTATAAGTTGAAAGAAAGTACCGATATTAGTATTGAAACAAAAGCAGGAATTCAGCATGTTGTAATAACAGCTGAAGACAATAAAGCTGTAGCGGTACGTGTTAACATGGGGCCACCAATATTAAATGGTTTACAAGTACCTACGGTATTTGACGAAACACTTGTTAAAGAAAAAGAAATTGAAGTAAATGGACAAATACTAGCTTTTACAGCGGTATCTATGGGTAATCCCCATGCTGTTATCTTCGTTGATAAAGTTGAGGACGCATTAGTAAAAGAACTAGGGCCAATCATAGAGAAGCATAGCTATTTCCCCAAAAAAATAAACGTCGAGTTTGTTGAAGTTATAAATAGTAAAGAAGTTAAAATGTATGTATGGGAACGTGGGGTTGGTGAAACCTTGGCATGTGGGACTGGAGCTTGTGCTACTGGGGTAGCTGCTGCTCTTACTGGTAGGACAGATTCCCAGGTTACAGTACATCTTAAGGGTGGAGATTTAATAATCGAGTGGGATCAAGATAAGGACGTTGTTTTCATGACAGGTCCTGCTACTGAAGTTTTTACAGGTACAAGCTTTCTATAA
- the coaBC gene encoding bifunctional phosphopantothenoylcysteine decarboxylase/phosphopantothenate--cysteine ligase CoaBC, protein MSKIVIGITGGIASYKIANICSKLRQNGHEVRVMMTKSATEFITPLTFQSLTNHPVIVDMFEKPEAGVSHIEWADWADIVLVAPATANILGKVSNGIADDFVSTIVMATKASVVFAPAMNVNMYDNPIVQNNIATLRQYGYHFIEPEEGYLACGYTGKGRLANDETILSTVEFMINSEANNHLNLSGKNILITAGPTREAIDPVRYLTNHSSGKMGYALAEAAVRYGASVTLISGPTSLDKPSGVNLIKVTNAQEMLDAVLQELSNSDLLIKAAAVADYRPKKVAEHKIKKHDDSLTIELQKNTDILTEVSKHRSAKQIIVGFAAESENLLVNAKKKLQTKKLDFIIANDISKSNSGFDVDYNQVIICNKDGSIKELPKLHKKQLAVEILKEITNS, encoded by the coding sequence ATGAGCAAAATAGTAATTGGTATTACTGGTGGCATTGCCTCATATAAAATAGCTAACATTTGTAGCAAGCTAAGGCAGAATGGACATGAGGTTCGTGTTATGATGACAAAGTCAGCTACAGAGTTTATTACACCATTAACATTTCAATCACTAACCAATCACCCAGTAATTGTTGATATGTTTGAGAAGCCAGAGGCTGGTGTTAGTCACATTGAATGGGCCGACTGGGCTGATATTGTTTTAGTTGCACCTGCTACCGCAAACATACTAGGAAAAGTTAGTAATGGTATTGCAGATGATTTTGTTTCAACTATTGTTATGGCGACAAAGGCTTCTGTTGTTTTTGCACCTGCCATGAATGTTAACATGTATGATAATCCAATAGTACAGAATAACATAGCAACACTGAGGCAATATGGATATCATTTTATTGAGCCTGAGGAAGGGTATTTAGCCTGTGGCTACACTGGAAAAGGCCGTCTAGCGAATGATGAGACAATTCTATCTACCGTAGAATTTATGATTAATAGTGAAGCTAATAATCACTTAAATCTATCAGGGAAAAATATTTTAATTACTGCAGGGCCTACTAGAGAAGCAATCGATCCCGTGCGCTATTTAACTAACCACTCCAGTGGCAAAATGGGTTACGCACTAGCGGAAGCGGCAGTACGTTACGGAGCAAGTGTTACATTAATTAGTGGTCCAACCTCCTTAGATAAACCATCGGGAGTAAACTTGATTAAGGTTACCAATGCCCAGGAGATGTTAGATGCTGTTTTACAGGAGTTATCCAATTCTGATCTATTGATAAAAGCTGCAGCAGTTGCAGATTACCGTCCAAAGAAGGTAGCTGAACATAAAATAAAAAAACATGACGATTCATTGACAATAGAGCTACAAAAAAATACAGATATTTTAACAGAAGTAAGCAAGCATAGATCAGCTAAGCAAATAATTGTAGGCTTTGCTGCTGAAAGCGAGAATTTACTAGTAAACGCAAAAAAGAAGCTCCAAACAAAAAAATTAGACTTTATTATAGCTAATGATATTTCTAAAAGTAATAGTGGTTTTGATGTTGATTATAATCAGGTTATTATTTGTAATAAGGATGGGAGCATCAAGGAGCTTCCTAAGCTCCATAAAAAGCAACTAGCTGTAGAAATACTAAAAGAAATTACTAATTCATAA
- the priA gene encoding primosomal protein N' produces MLVNVVVDVPIKQSDKGFTYLVPAVFQNIIAPGVRVIVPFGKKQVEGIVLDKNNAINEDIKLDAIKPISKVIDPDPVLSNEHLQLGKWMAERYFTRTINAWQTMLPAGIKTTEQKLIKSTIGLEEIDDFILTAIEKEILTYVAFEKQVKLTQILDKYPAAESAIAELKQKQYITEVSAFAIQAKPKTLKYIKWSCGNDIKSVLQSLGNAKKQIQIAQLVYEAHKNNAVGIAAIDLEKQLGPSRQSITSLKDKGIIDIVEMECFRTPARGLDDLGDTVRPDLTQEQKDCLQEISKGIANQTSDVFLLHGVTGSGKTEVYMQAIHQVVEQGLQAIVLVPEISLTPQMVDRFKGFFGNKVAVMHSRLSRGERYDEWRRIKSADASVVIGARSAIFAPCSNLGIIIIDEEHEGSYKQEETPRYDAREIAFYRSKWHKCPIVLGSATPSIESYYYAQNHKYKLLSLKERVFKQAMPKMHVVDMKKELKNNNYSIFSQELQDELQQVFTSYHQSILFINRRGHSNFVMCRACGEVSYCPYCNISLTYHKIDQRLQCHYCNYHQHELKICPKCKSDEMHLHGIGTEKIELELNKILPDARVLRMDVDTTKKKGAHQRILEEFKAGKADILIGTQMVAKGLDFPNVALVGVISADVALNLPDFRATERTFQLITQVGGRAGRHQVAGKVIVQSHNPDHYSIKHAINYEYELFYTREISLRKQLGYPPFSRLIYCTFSHTQEETARLFAQKFSFIMKKECGQNASAIYLLGPNKAVLSKIKNRYRYSLIIKYAAWGEASKILRTALSVIENEVYKNNVIITIDVNPQMLL; encoded by the coding sequence ATGTTAGTTAACGTAGTAGTCGATGTACCGATTAAACAATCTGATAAAGGCTTCACCTATCTTGTGCCAGCAGTATTTCAGAATATAATTGCACCAGGTGTAAGGGTGATAGTTCCATTCGGCAAAAAACAGGTTGAAGGCATAGTGTTAGATAAAAATAATGCTATTAATGAAGATATTAAGCTTGATGCGATTAAACCTATAAGTAAAGTTATTGACCCAGACCCTGTACTTAGCAATGAACATTTACAACTGGGGAAATGGATGGCTGAAAGGTATTTCACAAGAACAATAAATGCTTGGCAAACTATGCTTCCAGCTGGGATAAAGACAACAGAACAGAAATTAATTAAAAGCACCATAGGTTTAGAAGAAATTGATGATTTTATATTAACTGCGATAGAAAAAGAAATACTCACGTACGTAGCCTTTGAGAAACAGGTCAAGCTAACACAAATCTTAGATAAGTATCCAGCTGCTGAATCTGCTATAGCAGAATTAAAACAGAAGCAATATATCACAGAAGTAAGTGCGTTTGCTATACAGGCTAAGCCTAAAACACTGAAATATATTAAATGGTCCTGTGGAAATGATATTAAAAGTGTTTTGCAAAGCCTAGGTAATGCAAAAAAGCAAATACAAATAGCTCAGCTGGTATACGAAGCACATAAAAATAATGCTGTAGGCATAGCAGCTATAGACTTAGAAAAGCAGCTCGGACCAAGTAGACAATCTATTACGTCTCTTAAAGATAAGGGTATTATCGACATCGTGGAAATGGAATGCTTCCGTACTCCAGCTCGAGGGCTTGATGATTTAGGTGATACCGTAAGACCTGATTTAACGCAAGAACAAAAAGATTGTTTGCAGGAAATCTCAAAGGGTATCGCAAATCAAACCTCTGACGTGTTTCTATTACACGGGGTAACGGGTAGTGGAAAAACTGAGGTATACATGCAAGCTATACATCAAGTAGTCGAGCAGGGTCTACAAGCAATTGTGTTAGTACCTGAGATATCACTAACACCACAGATGGTTGATAGATTTAAGGGCTTCTTTGGAAATAAGGTTGCAGTCATGCATAGTCGTTTAAGTCGCGGAGAACGTTATGACGAATGGCGGCGCATAAAAAGCGCCGATGCTTCTGTTGTAATCGGAGCTAGATCGGCTATTTTTGCACCATGTTCAAATCTTGGTATAATAATTATTGACGAAGAGCATGAAGGCTCCTACAAGCAAGAGGAGACACCGCGCTATGATGCTCGAGAAATAGCCTTCTATCGTTCAAAGTGGCACAAGTGTCCAATAGTCTTAGGAAGTGCAACTCCTTCAATTGAGAGCTATTACTATGCTCAGAATCATAAATATAAGTTATTAAGCTTGAAGGAACGGGTTTTCAAACAAGCTATGCCCAAAATGCACGTAGTAGATATGAAAAAAGAGTTAAAGAACAATAACTATAGTATTTTTAGCCAGGAATTACAGGATGAACTGCAGCAGGTATTTACAAGCTATCACCAATCTATATTGTTTATTAATAGAAGAGGGCATTCTAACTTTGTCATGTGTAGAGCCTGTGGAGAAGTAAGCTATTGCCCATATTGTAACATATCGCTAACGTATCATAAGATAGACCAGCGACTTCAATGTCATTACTGTAATTATCATCAGCATGAGCTAAAAATTTGTCCAAAATGTAAAAGTGATGAAATGCATCTACACGGTATAGGTACTGAAAAAATTGAGCTGGAACTAAACAAAATACTTCCAGATGCAAGAGTTTTACGAATGGATGTAGATACAACAAAGAAAAAGGGTGCACATCAACGAATCCTTGAAGAGTTTAAAGCTGGAAAAGCAGACATTCTTATAGGAACACAGATGGTAGCTAAGGGGCTTGATTTTCCTAACGTTGCGTTAGTAGGTGTTATATCTGCTGATGTTGCTTTGAACTTACCAGATTTCCGCGCCACAGAGCGCACCTTTCAGCTTATTACCCAAGTGGGTGGGAGGGCTGGTAGGCATCAAGTTGCTGGTAAAGTTATAGTACAGAGTCATAACCCAGACCACTATAGTATTAAACACGCTATTAACTATGAATATGAATTGTTCTATACTAGGGAAATAAGTTTGCGAAAGCAGCTAGGCTACCCTCCTTTTAGTAGACTCATATACTGCACTTTCAGTCACACACAGGAAGAAACAGCAAGGCTATTCGCACAGAAATTTAGCTTTATAATGAAAAAAGAATGCGGGCAAAATGCGTCTGCAATATATCTGTTAGGACCCAATAAAGCGGTTTTATCAAAAATAAAAAATCGCTATCGTTATAGCTTAATTATAAAATATGCCGCTTGGGGAGAAGCATCTAAAATTCTGCGAACAGCACTATCTGTAATTGAAAACGAAGTATATAAAAACAACGTTATTATTACTATCGATGTGAATCCACAAATGCTATTATAG
- the gmk gene encoding guanylate kinase, with the protein MNKREGVLYILSGPSGVGKGTVCTQLRKQLLNLKYSVSATTRAPRAGETDGVNYFFKSKDKFEKMIQNNEFLEWANYVGNYYGTPYSYVQEQLKEGHDVILEIEVQGAMQVRERIGKDGVFIFLVPPNVAELKRRILERASETDESMNQRLKVMEKEMKLIQHYDYCVVNDDLLYACQQIEAIITAESCRVERNKIKYEQWL; encoded by the coding sequence ATGAATAAACGAGAAGGAGTATTGTACATATTGTCAGGGCCCTCAGGAGTTGGTAAGGGTACTGTATGTACACAGCTTCGTAAACAACTATTAAATTTAAAATACTCAGTATCGGCCACAACACGAGCGCCAAGGGCTGGCGAAACCGATGGAGTGAATTATTTTTTTAAAAGTAAAGATAAATTTGAAAAAATGATTCAAAATAATGAGTTTCTAGAATGGGCTAACTATGTAGGGAACTACTATGGAACTCCTTACTCTTATGTACAAGAGCAGTTAAAAGAAGGCCATGACGTAATCTTAGAAATAGAAGTTCAAGGAGCCATGCAAGTCCGTGAGCGAATAGGAAAAGACGGAGTTTTTATCTTTCTAGTACCGCCAAATGTAGCAGAACTAAAGCGTAGAATATTAGAAAGAGCTTCTGAAACTGATGAATCTATGAATCAACGCCTGAAAGTAATGGAAAAGGAAATGAAATTAATACAGCATTATGATTACTGTGTAGTAAATGATGATTTGTTATATGCTTGTCAACAAATTGAAGCAATTATTACTGCAGAGTCATGTCGAGTAGAACGCAACAAAATCAAGTATGAGCAATGGCTTTAA
- the remA gene encoding extracellular matrix/biofilm regulator RemA, with amino-acid sequence MNIKLINIGFGNIVSAHRIISIVSPESAPIKRIIQEARDRGMLIDATYGRRTRAVIVTDSDHVILSAVQPETVAHRLTSKDTAPAVPADENGEE; translated from the coding sequence ATGAACATAAAGTTAATAAATATTGGTTTTGGAAATATTGTTTCTGCACATAGAATTATATCTATTGTAAGTCCTGAATCAGCGCCAATCAAAAGAATTATTCAGGAGGCGCGCGATAGAGGTATGTTAATTGATGCAACATATGGCCGTAGAACAAGGGCTGTAATAGTTACTGACAGTGATCATGTGATTCTATCTGCAGTACAGCCTGAAACAGTTGCCCATAGATTAACGTCGAAGGACACAGCTCCAGCAGTTCCAGCCGACGAAAATGGCGAAGAATAA
- the rpoZ gene encoding DNA-directed RNA polymerase subunit omega has product MLYPSIDKLLTMVDSKYTLVIAASKRARRLNEGEEPLLLSTKNKKNVGIGLEEIYEKKLHCYHETKANN; this is encoded by the coding sequence ATGTTATATCCATCAATTGATAAATTGTTAACTATGGTTGACAGCAAATACACATTAGTAATTGCAGCTTCTAAGAGAGCGCGCCGCTTAAATGAAGGTGAAGAGCCATTATTACTATCTACTAAAAATAAGAAAAATGTTGGTATTGGTTTGGAAGAAATTTACGAGAAGAAGCTACATTGCTACCATGAGACAAAGGCAAACAATTAA